In Comamonadaceae bacterium OS-1, a single window of DNA contains:
- a CDS encoding IS21 family transposase ISCARN49: MSAAPISTSITATSARLGVMLTDLRLPTIKRLAGDLCALSDLEGWPAHRLLEALLEHEINERESRRIDRHRVESGLSPDKRLSSFDFTAVPTVSKAQVMALAEGTQWLDRGANVLLFGPPGVGKSHLVCALGHALIDAGRRVLFTRCSDLVQRLQAARRDLRLPQELAKLDRFDLLILDDLSYVRRDQSETSVLFELISERYERKSLALTANTPFSQWGEVFVEPAMTLAAVDRLVHHSTILEMNVESYRRRAAQQQAPAVRKARSTT, from the coding sequence ATGAGCGCGGCGCCAATTAGCACGTCAATTACCGCCACATCGGCACGTCTGGGCGTGATGCTCACAGACCTGCGCCTGCCCACCATCAAGCGCCTGGCGGGCGACCTGTGCGCACTGTCGGACCTTGAGGGTTGGCCCGCACACCGCCTGCTCGAAGCGTTACTGGAGCACGAAATCAATGAACGAGAGTCTCGCCGCATTGACCGCCACCGCGTGGAGTCCGGGCTCAGCCCGGATAAACGCCTCTCCAGCTTTGACTTCACGGCCGTTCCCACCGTGTCCAAGGCCCAGGTGATGGCACTGGCCGAAGGTACGCAGTGGCTGGACCGGGGCGCCAACGTACTGCTGTTCGGGCCACCCGGCGTGGGCAAGAGCCATTTGGTATGTGCTCTGGGCCATGCCCTGATTGATGCCGGGCGGCGGGTGCTGTTTACGCGCTGTTCGGACCTGGTGCAGCGCTTGCAGGCGGCCCGGCGGGACTTGCGACTGCCGCAGGAATTGGCCAAGCTGGACCGGTTTGACTTGCTGATTCTGGATGACCTGAGCTATGTACGGCGAGACCAGTCAGAAACCTCTGTGCTGTTCGAGCTCATATCGGAGCGTTATGAACGCAAGAGCCTGGCCCTCACTGCCAACACGCCGTTCTCCCAATGGGGCGAGGTGTTTGTGGAACCGGCTATGACGCTGGCGGCCGTTGACCGCCTGGTACACCACTCGACGATTCTGGAAATGAATGTGGAGAGTTACCGCCGACGAGCAGCTCAGCAGCAAGCCCCAGCAGTACGCAAGGCACGTTCAACGACATAA
- a CDS encoding IS3 family transposase ISPosp5, with protein sequence MSYQFVEQLHKKAVTVERLCRVLGVSRSGYYGARQRTKLAPKACLLSTQLKAEFAASGRVYGSRRLGAVLRAQGLHIGRYRVRRLMRENRLRALWRRKFVHTTDSGHALPVSDNLLARRFNPNLPNQAWVSDITYIRTRSGWLYLAVVLDLYARKVVGWAMAPTMHAELVCAALQLAIAQRRPAPGLIIHSDRGSQYASALHQALLVRHGLVGSMSRKGNCWDNAVMERFFLSLKTERAWQRDYANHAEAMTDIADYIVGFYNSVRLHSKLGNLPPNAFEQQSAIKQPIAVSEKT encoded by the coding sequence ATGAGCTACCAGTTCGTCGAGCAGTTGCACAAGAAGGCCGTCACCGTTGAGCGGCTATGCCGGGTGCTGGGCGTCAGCCGTTCAGGCTACTACGGTGCCCGTCAGCGCACCAAGCTCGCGCCCAAGGCCTGCTTGCTCAGCACGCAATTGAAGGCCGAGTTTGCCGCCAGCGGCCGCGTCTATGGCAGCCGTCGCCTTGGCGCGGTGCTGCGTGCTCAGGGGCTGCACATCGGGCGTTACCGCGTACGGCGTTTGATGCGCGAGAACAGGCTGCGGGCCCTGTGGCGGCGCAAGTTCGTCCACACCACCGACAGCGGTCATGCGCTGCCGGTCTCAGACAACCTGCTGGCACGGCGCTTCAATCCGAACCTCCCTAATCAGGCCTGGGTGAGCGACATCACCTACATCCGCACGCGCAGCGGCTGGCTGTACCTGGCGGTGGTGCTGGACCTGTACGCGCGCAAAGTCGTGGGCTGGGCGATGGCGCCGACCATGCATGCCGAGTTGGTGTGCGCGGCGCTGCAGTTGGCCATCGCGCAGCGCCGCCCCGCGCCAGGGCTGATTATTCATTCCGACCGTGGAAGCCAATACGCCAGCGCGTTGCACCAGGCATTGCTGGTGCGCCACGGCTTGGTCGGCAGCATGAGCCGCAAGGGCAACTGTTGGGACAACGCGGTCATGGAGCGCTTCTTCCTGAGCCTCAAGACGGAGCGGGCTTGGCAGCGCGATTACGCCAACCACGCTGAGGCCATGACCGACATCGCCGACTACATCGTTGGCTTCTACAACAGCGTACGGCTGCACTCCAAACTGGGCAACTTGCCACCCAATGCTTTCGAGCAGCAATCGGCAATCAAACAACCTATCGCGGTGTCCGAAAAAACTTGA
- a CDS encoding insertion element IS6110 uncharacterized 12.0 kDa protein, protein MTKKQRRTFNAEFKLQVVQMIREQGLSVTEVCRDLKLGETAVRRWLAQADEEAAGRPGIGKPLTAEQQRIRQLEAENKQLRGDVDILKKASAFFARELR, encoded by the coding sequence ATGACCAAGAAGCAAAGACGGACATTCAACGCGGAGTTCAAGCTGCAAGTCGTGCAGATGATTCGCGAGCAGGGCTTGAGCGTGACTGAGGTTTGCCGCGACCTAAAGCTCGGCGAGACGGCCGTAAGGCGCTGGCTGGCGCAAGCCGATGAAGAGGCTGCAGGCCGACCCGGTATCGGCAAACCGCTCACCGCCGAGCAGCAACGCATCCGCCAGTTGGAGGCCGAGAACAAGCAACTGCGCGGCGACGTAGATATCCTAAAAAAAGCATCGGCCTTCTTTGCCCGCGAGCTTCGATGA